Proteins from one Dehalococcoidia bacterium genomic window:
- a CDS encoding ATP-grasp domain-containing protein, with product MPRVLLLIPSATYRAPDFMEAAGKLDVQVVVGSDQRQALEEIMPGRALAVDMAHPEHGAEQIADFAHRYPLDTILPVDDGGTLVAALASEWLGLPHNPVAAVQATRDKHLLRERLAASGVLSPPYRLVDIDADPQQIAGDLFYPCVLKPLALSGSRGVMRADNAAQFVAAFARLKALLAQPDVAAECGPAARQALVEGYIPGEEVALEGLLTDGRLHVLALFDKPDPLVGPFFEETIYVTPSRLPAETQAQIAATAERAARALGLRDGPLHAELRLNELGAWPVDIAARSIGGLCSRTLSFGTGMSLEELILRHATGAAIPSFEREGSASGVMMIPIPAPGVLREVAGIEKAEAVPGIVSVTISIHRGQEVVPLPEGSEYLGFIFAKGEEPAQVEGALRRAHAALRFTIEPAGAKERSGGRT from the coding sequence ATGCCGCGTGTGCTCCTGCTCATTCCCAGCGCCACCTACCGCGCCCCGGACTTCATGGAGGCGGCGGGCAAGCTCGACGTGCAGGTGGTGGTCGGCTCGGACCAGCGCCAGGCGCTGGAAGAGATCATGCCCGGCCGCGCGCTGGCCGTGGACATGGCACACCCGGAGCACGGCGCCGAGCAGATCGCCGACTTCGCCCACCGCTATCCGCTCGACACGATCCTGCCCGTGGACGACGGCGGCACGCTGGTCGCGGCGCTCGCCTCCGAGTGGCTGGGGCTGCCGCACAACCCGGTTGCCGCCGTGCAGGCGACGCGCGACAAGCACCTGCTGCGTGAGCGGCTGGCGGCAAGCGGCGTGCTGTCACCGCCGTACCGTCTGGTCGACATAGACGCCGATCCGCAACAGATCGCCGGCGATCTGTTCTATCCCTGTGTGCTCAAGCCGCTGGCGCTCTCCGGCAGCCGCGGCGTGATGCGCGCCGACAACGCCGCGCAGTTCGTGGCGGCCTTCGCGCGCTTAAAGGCGCTGCTGGCCCAGCCCGACGTCGCCGCGGAGTGCGGCCCCGCTGCCCGGCAGGCGCTCGTCGAAGGCTACATCCCCGGCGAAGAAGTGGCGCTGGAGGGGCTGCTCACGGACGGCCGCCTGCACGTGCTGGCATTGTTCGACAAACCCGACCCGCTGGTCGGCCCCTTCTTCGAGGAGACGATCTACGTCACGCCCTCGCGCCTGCCCGCCGAGACGCAGGCGCAGATCGCCGCGACCGCTGAGCGCGCCGCCCGCGCCCTCGGCCTGCGCGACGGACCGCTGCACGCCGAGCTGCGGCTCAACGAGCTGGGCGCCTGGCCGGTGGACATCGCCGCGCGCTCGATCGGCGGGCTTTGCTCGCGCACGCTCAGCTTCGGCACCGGCATGTCGCTGGAGGAGCTGATCCTGCGCCATGCCACCGGCGCCGCGATCCCCTCGTTTGAGCGCGAGGGCAGCGCCTCGGGCGTGATGATGATTCCCATCCCGGCGCCGGGCGTGCTGCGCGAGGTGGCGGGTATCGAGAAGGCGGAGGCCGTTCCGGGCATCGTCTCCGTCACGATCTCGATCCATCGTGGGCAGGAGGTCGTGCCGCTGCCGGAGGGCAGCGAGTATCTTGGCTTCATCTTTGCCAAGGGTGAGGAGCCGGCGCAGGTCGAAGGGGCGCTACGCCGGGCGCACGCGGCGCTGCGCTTCACGATCGAGCCGGCCGGCGCGAAGGAACGCAGCGGAGGCCGAACATGA
- a CDS encoding NifU family protein has protein sequence MTSETATPQQPAISFTESATAKLNEVIAGYPRPVAGLRLQIVGRGPEGLEHVLSIVERGAEPADDAQVTVAGLNAPVYVEGRNLPYLGIVTVNYRNKGPNISGLEFENPSPVWLDPLALRVQQVFDTQINPAIAAHGGFVQLLDVNDGVAYVQLGGGCQGCGMADVTLKQGIAVAVKEAVPEIREVVDSTDHASGTNPYFKPAKK, from the coding sequence ATGACTTCCGAAACGGCCACGCCACAGCAGCCGGCGATCAGCTTCACCGAGAGCGCCACGGCCAAACTGAACGAGGTGATCGCGGGCTATCCGCGGCCTGTCGCCGGGCTGCGCCTGCAGATCGTCGGCCGCGGGCCGGAGGGGCTGGAGCACGTGCTCAGCATCGTCGAGCGCGGCGCCGAGCCGGCGGACGATGCGCAGGTGACGGTCGCGGGGCTGAATGCGCCGGTGTACGTCGAGGGGCGCAACCTGCCGTACCTGGGCATCGTGACCGTCAACTACCGCAACAAAGGCCCGAACATCAGCGGCCTCGAGTTCGAGAACCCGAGTCCCGTCTGGCTGGACCCGCTGGCGCTGCGCGTGCAGCAGGTGTTCGACACGCAGATCAACCCGGCGATCGCGGCGCACGGCGGCTTCGTGCAACTGCTGGATGTGAACGACGGCGTCGCCTACGTGCAGCTCGGCGGCGGCTGCCAGGGCTGCGGCATGGCCGACGTGACGCTGAAGCAGGGGATCGCCGTGGCCGTGAAAGAGGCGGTGCCGGAGATTCGCGAGGTCGTGGACAGCACGGACCACGCCAGCGGCACCAACCCCTACTTCAAGCCGGCAAAGAAGTAG